The DNA sequence GACAGAGAGGTAGGAGCTATTTCTGAGGCACTGGATGTGCTGCTGGACTTCAACGGAGAGAGCATCGACTTACACAAGAAGGAGTTAGCCGATAAAGGCGTCGTGGTTTTTGACAAGGACAAGGTGAAGAATATCGATGGCAGCATAAATCACTTCGGGGTGCCTCTGGAACAGCTGGCAGAGGATGCTGCTAAGAACAAGATCATGTCCAATGTAGTGGCTCTGGGAGTAACCATGTCTCTGTTGAACTATGATCTCGATTTGTTGGGCAATGTAGTGTCGGAACATTTCGGTGCCGGCGATGCAGGCAAAGCCAACGTTGCCGCCGCCACTGCCGGATATCAATATGCCAGGGCAAACTTCAAAGGCGATTTCATCAAGCATCTCAGCCCAACAGGCAGGTCCAAAAGGATGCTGCTTGACGGCAATCAAGCTATTGCCCTGGGAGCAATGGCCGCAGGCTGCAAGTTTGTGGCAGCATACCCTATGACTCCTTCTACTTCCATAATGGAGTATATGGCAGCCAAAGCCGACGACTTTGATCTTGTTGTAGTGCAGCCAGAAGATGAGATCGCAGCTATCAATATGATTATTGGGGCCGCTTTTGCCGGGGTGCGAGCTATGACCGTCACCTCAGGAGGCGGGTTCTGCCTCATGGTTGAGGGATTGGGGCTGGCAGGCATGACGGAGACGCCCATTGTAGTCGTAGACGGCCAACGTGCCGGCCCGGCTATCGGTCTGCCCACCAGAACAGAACAGGGTGACTTGGAGTTTGTCCTTCATGCCTCGCACGGTGATTTCCCCCGGGTAGTGCTGGCTCCCGCTACCATACAGGATGCCTTCTGGATCACTGTCAAGGCTTTCAATCTGGCGGAAGAGTACCAGCTGCCTGTGATTATTCTTAGTGACCAGTATCTGGCCAGTTCCTATGCTACAGTAGAGACCTTCGATCTTTCCCGGGTAGAAATCAAGAGAGGCCAGCTCCTCCCGGAGTCAGAGATAGCCAAGTCAGGAGAGTATCGAAGGTATGAGATCACGCCATCAGGCATATCCCCTCGGGCTCTCCCTCTTCAGCAGAGGGCCCTGGTGGTCTCCGACTCTGATGAACATGACCAGGAAGGGCACCTGATCGAGGATGCTGAGACCAGGACTGCCATGATGCTGAAGCGGCTTCGCAAGCTCGAAGGGCTGAGAAAAGAGATCGCTGAACCTCGGATCTATGGTCCTGCACAGGCTGAAATGACCCTTATAGGTTGGGGCAGCACCTACGGCGCTCTCAAAGAAGCAGTAGACCTCTCAAATCGGGACGGTCTCAAGGTGAATCTGGTGCACTTGAATGAGATATGGCCTTTCCCTGCTGAGGCTGTGACCCAGGCTCTCCAGGGAACCAAGATCAGATACGCCGTAGAGAACAATGCCACTGCTCAGTTGGCCCATTTGCTTCGGGCTGAGACCGGCTATCAAGTTACGGGTAAGATACTCAAGTTTGATGGCCACCCCTTTTCCCCCGGTGACATCGTGAGAGAGCTCAAGAAGGAGGTAGCCTGACGATGGTAAAGATGTCTGATTATGCAGGAAAGCCTCCTGCCTGGTGTCCAGGGTGCGGGAATTTTGCCATTCTGACGGCGGTTAAGCGAGCCCTTGTTGAACTCGATATCGAACCTTATAGAGTATTAATGGTCTCTGGCATCGGCCAGGCAGGCAAGTTGCCTCACTATACCAGATGTAATGTGCTCAATGTCCTTCATGGCAGGACTCTTCCTGCTGCCGCCGGAGCAAAGATAGCCAATCCGGAATTGGTGGTTATCGCTGTAGGGGGAGACGGAGATGGCTATGGCGAAGGTGGCAACCATTTCCTCCATTCCCTACGCCGGAATCACGACATCACGTACCTGGTACACAATAACCAGGTCTATGCTCTGACAAAAGGACAGGCCTCTCCCACCAGTGATCTGGGCTTTGTCACCAAGACAACCCCTCATGGAGCATGGATGCCCTTGAATTCCTTGGCTGTGGCCATCGCCGCTGGTGGCAGCTTTGTAGCCAGAGGATTTGCCGGAGACGTCGACCACCTGGTCGGGCTGATCAAAAAGGGAATGCACCACCGGGGTTTTGCACTTATTGATATCCTCCAGCCCTGTGTTTCGTTTAACCATAAGAATACCCATGCCTGGTATCGGGAAAGAGTCTACAAGCTGGAGGACACCGATTACGATCCCAGCAACAGGCTGGCTGCCTTTGAAAAGTCGCAGGAATGGGGAGACAGGATACCCATCGGGGTGATCTACAGGGAAGACAGAGCTACCTTTGAAGAGCAAATTCCAGCCCTGAAGAAGGGCTCACTGGTGAAGCAAAAGATTGATCCCAGGCAGGTTGAGGTTTTGATGCAGGAGTTCGTATAGCGGTTGGACGGATATATAATGTTCACCGATCCAGGATTGGTGAGGCTCTTTGAGCCAATGCTGTTAAACGCCGGTAGCTGGCAGCAGGATCAGTCTGCAGGAATACGGCACTGCCCACACAGATAAAATCAACACCAATTTGGGCAATGCGAGCAACATTGTTTTCCTTGATGCCCCCATCAACACCTATTTTGACATGAGGTACAGTGCTATGGAACTGAGCCATCTTGTCCATAACACCAGGTACAAACTGACTGCCATAGAAGCCAGGATGGACTGTCAAGAAGAGTACGCAGTCCACTTCATCGACCAGCGGGAGGATTGCCGAGATAGGTGTGTCCGGGTTGATAGCCAACCCTACACTCAAGCCGAGACGCTTTGCCTGAGAAATGATGTCTTCTGGCAAAGGAGTAGCCTCAAAGTGGAAGATGACCTTCTTCGCACCGGCCTTCTGAAAGCATTCAAGGTATTTCTCAGGCTGTTGTACCATGAGGTGGACTTCCCAGTTGAGCTTTGTGGATAACGCAGCGATATTCTCACAGCCTATGCTGCATGAAGGCACGAATCGGCCATCCATAATATCGAACTGCACATAGTTGGTGAAGGTTTCTGCCTGACGTATCATAGTCTCGAGGGACTTAGGATCGTCAGTTAGAATAGCAGGCACAATCTGACTGAACTTGCCCATCACCATCTCCTCTTCACACTGAATATCGCTAACCATAGGCATGTTACTATAGCCGTGGCACAAACAACTGTCAAAGCAGTCAGGGTATTTTCTCCCGGATCAGAGGTGATTGTAGGTAGGGGAAACAGAAGATGTCAAGGACACGACTAGTGTGATATTCTCCCTTGTGCTTGGTTGTGGGGCTGATCTATAATCAGCCAGAAGGATTGGGCCGATTTCTGATGCTGAAGATTGTACGTTTCTTATTGCTGTCTGTTGTGTTCGCCTCTGCCCTGATAGCGACCAGCGTTCATGCCGATGCACCGTTTGTCTATGTACTCAAGGTAGACGGGACGGTGAATCCGACCCTGGTCAGCTATATCGACCGGGGCATCACCCGGGCAGAAGAGGATGGCGCGGCTGCCTGTATTATTGAGTTGAATACACCCGGGGGGTTGCTTTCCTCCACAGAGGACATAGTCAGCCGCATCTCTCAAGCCAGTGTTCCCGTTGTAGTTTACGTACCAAGCAGCGGATGGGCCGCTTCAGCGGGGGCCTTTATCACTCTGGCTGCTGATGTAGCTGCGATGGGACCTGGGAGTGTGATCGGGGCGTCAACCCCCATAGCAGGTGGAGGAGGAGAGCTTTCCGGGGATGAAAGAAGCAAGGCGGTTAACCTGGCACGGCAATGGATGAAGAGCATCGCCGAAGAACATGGCCGGAACGAGGAAGCAGCTATGGCTGCCGTGACGGAAGCAGCCTCCTTTTCACCTGCAGAAGCATCCGGGATGGCAGTCCTGTCCCGGGAGAACCAGGAAATCCTCGGTGTGGAACGCCTTGATCCCCCGCTCATCGACGACGCCGGTGCCGTGGATATTGAGGAGCTTATGGAAAGACTCAGCGCAGGAATAACCCTCGCCAATGGGGAGACATTCACTATCCCGGCTGGTGTCAGCATCCGTTACATTAACATGAGTGCGTTGGAGCGGTTTCTCTTTGCCATCAGCGATCCCAATATTGCCTATATCCTTCTCAGTATCGGCGCACTCGGTATCCTGGTAGAGCTGCTGCATCCGGGGATTATTCTGCCTGGAGTAATGGGCGGGGTCTGTCTGCTCCTCGGCATATACTCCCTGGGCATGTTAGGTGCCAACTATGCCGGAACCATACTGATTATACTTGCCTTTGCGCTTTTTGTGGCTGAGGCTTTCACCACCACTTTTGGTTTGCTCTTTGCAGGGGGTATAATCTCTCTTGTGTCAGGCTCCCTGCTGTTATTCAGCGGTACACCTTTCGAAATTGACCCCTGGCTTATCGCCGTAGTGGTGGCCTTCTTCAGCGCTATCGCTATCTTTCTCATCACTGTTATCGTCAGGGCACACCGAAGCCCAATCACCACAGGGCGAGAGGGACTGATTGGGCAGACTGCCGTAACACGAACACCACTTGACCCCAAGGGAACAGTTTTCGTTGAAGGGGAGACCTGGAATGCCTGGGTCGAGAGCGGCACTATTGAGGCTGGAGAGGAGGTGGTAGTGACCCAGGTTGAGGG is a window from the Chloroflexota bacterium genome containing:
- a CDS encoding 2-oxoacid:acceptor oxidoreductase subunit alpha, with amino-acid sequence MPVDVNLMLGGEAGQGVQAAGYVMAKALARGGYHIFADQDYESRVRGGHNFFRIRAADREVGAISEALDVLLDFNGESIDLHKKELADKGVVVFDKDKVKNIDGSINHFGVPLEQLAEDAAKNKIMSNVVALGVTMSLLNYDLDLLGNVVSEHFGAGDAGKANVAAATAGYQYARANFKGDFIKHLSPTGRSKRMLLDGNQAIALGAMAAGCKFVAAYPMTPSTSIMEYMAAKADDFDLVVVQPEDEIAAINMIIGAAFAGVRAMTVTSGGGFCLMVEGLGLAGMTETPIVVVDGQRAGPAIGLPTRTEQGDLEFVLHASHGDFPRVVLAPATIQDAFWITVKAFNLAEEYQLPVIILSDQYLASSYATVETFDLSRVEIKRGQLLPESEIAKSGEYRRYEITPSGISPRALPLQQRALVVSDSDEHDQEGHLIEDAETRTAMMLKRLRKLEGLRKEIAEPRIYGPAQAEMTLIGWGSTYGALKEAVDLSNRDGLKVNLVHLNEIWPFPAEAVTQALQGTKIRYAVENNATAQLAHLLRAETGYQVTGKILKFDGHPFSPGDIVRELKKEVA
- a CDS encoding thiamine pyrophosphate-dependent enzyme, with the translated sequence MVKMSDYAGKPPAWCPGCGNFAILTAVKRALVELDIEPYRVLMVSGIGQAGKLPHYTRCNVLNVLHGRTLPAAAGAKIANPELVVIAVGGDGDGYGEGGNHFLHSLRRNHDITYLVHNNQVYALTKGQASPTSDLGFVTKTTPHGAWMPLNSLAVAIAAGGSFVARGFAGDVDHLVGLIKKGMHHRGFALIDILQPCVSFNHKNTHAWYRERVYKLEDTDYDPSNRLAAFEKSQEWGDRIPIGVIYREDRATFEEQIPALKKGSLVKQKIDPRQVEVLMQEFV
- a CDS encoding ribulose-phosphate 3-epimerase — translated: MGKFSQIVPAILTDDPKSLETMIRQAETFTNYVQFDIMDGRFVPSCSIGCENIAALSTKLNWEVHLMVQQPEKYLECFQKAGAKKVIFHFEATPLPEDIISQAKRLGLSVGLAINPDTPISAILPLVDEVDCVLFLTVHPGFYGSQFVPGVMDKMAQFHSTVPHVKIGVDGGIKENNVARIAQIGVDFICVGSAVFLQTDPAASYRRLTALAQRASPILDR
- a CDS encoding nodulation protein NfeD; translation: MLKIVRFLLLSVVFASALIATSVHADAPFVYVLKVDGTVNPTLVSYIDRGITRAEEDGAAACIIELNTPGGLLSSTEDIVSRISQASVPVVVYVPSSGWAASAGAFITLAADVAAMGPGSVIGASTPIAGGGGELSGDERSKAVNLARQWMKSIAEEHGRNEEAAMAAVTEAASFSPAEASGMAVLSRENQEILGVERLDPPLIDDAGAVDIEELMERLSAGITLANGETFTIPAGVSIRYINMSALERFLFAISDPNIAYILLSIGALGILVELLHPGIILPGVMGGVCLLLGIYSLGMLGANYAGTILIILAFALFVAEAFTTTFGLLFAGGIISLVSGSLLLFSGTPFEIDPWLIAVVVAFFSAIAIFLITVIVRAHRSPITTGREGLIGQTAVTRTPLDPKGTVFVEGETWNAWVESGTIEAGEEVVVTQVEGLRLKVVKKSKQEVK